One stretch of Deltaproteobacteria bacterium DNA includes these proteins:
- a CDS encoding DUF3365 domain-containing protein has translation MADALFAVLSSDRTVYANEVVYRLQDVDEVLKASEHWERDKVLPLPAQMFKMGAGLAAKTTDAFDYALLSKWPINKNSKPRTEVERTGLDRVAENASRPFYGGETRDGREYLIAVYADVAVSPSCVTCHNAHKNSPRTDFKLGDVMGGIVVRIPLP, from the coding sequence ATGGCCGACGCGCTGTTCGCGGTTTTGTCGTCGGACCGTACCGTCTATGCGAACGAGGTGGTCTATCGCCTGCAGGACGTGGATGAGGTGCTCAAGGCCAGCGAGCACTGGGAGCGGGACAAGGTGTTGCCGTTGCCGGCTCAGATGTTCAAAATGGGAGCGGGACTGGCGGCCAAGACGACCGATGCGTTCGACTACGCGTTGTTGTCCAAGTGGCCCATCAACAAGAACAGCAAGCCGAGAACCGAGGTCGAACGCACCGGGCTGGACCGTGTCGCCGAGAATGCGTCAAGGCCCTTTTATGGCGGAGAGACCCGCGACGGTCGGGAGTATCTCATCGCGGTGTATGCCGACGTCGCCGTATCGCCCTCGTGCGTGACGTGCCACAACGCCCACAAGAACAGCCCGCGGACGGACTTCAAGCTCGGCGACGTCATGGGCGGCATCGTGGTCCGTATCCCGCTGCCCTGA
- a CDS encoding c-type cytochrome, whose protein sequence is MAPGILLLSALMTWAALGANTALAEPDLAAGKKVFKRCLVCHTDVAGKHKTGPTLHKVLGRPAGTAEGFRYSAAYVRAGKEGLVWSDETLSQYLRNPKKFLRGFLKDPKVKSRMTMKYFKEKDRRNVIDYMKSLDE, encoded by the coding sequence ATGGCACCAGGCATTCTCCTGTTGTCGGCACTTATGACATGGGCGGCTTTGGGTGCGAACACGGCCTTGGCCGAGCCGGACCTGGCGGCCGGCAAGAAGGTCTTCAAGCGGTGTCTCGTGTGCCATACCGACGTGGCGGGCAAACACAAGACCGGACCCACGCTCCACAAAGTCCTGGGCCGGCCCGCGGGAACGGCCGAAGGATTCCGATACTCGGCTGCCTACGTGCGCGCGGGCAAGGAAGGCCTGGTCTGGAGCGACGAGACCCTGTCCCAGTACCTCAGGAACCCCAAGAAGTTTCTCCGGGGCTTTCTCAAGGACCCCAAGGTCAAGTCGCGCATGACGATGAAGTACTTCAAGGAAAAGGACCGGCGTAACGTCATCGACTACATGAAGTCCCTCGACGAATGA
- a CDS encoding c-type cytochrome: MTFALVLATLLCSAAVVNAAAEGGKDVAAARGELGKRLFYDERLSGDVNFACATCHQPDKAFSDGKPLSAAYTGAAHFRNTPTLANVGGRAAWMHDGRLGTNLNDVIREMITETYLMNMDMRLMQERLKQDPVYVKMFRAAGLGEPSNGGARRALAVFLGTLVSHGAPVDTGTLSAAARRGQALFQGRAGCAACHSGARYTDDKPHNTGVPDNPEIWADPRRHSAFVTYAKFMGIENYMSLREDPGAYVRTHRPEDRRGFLTPTLRELEWTAPYMHNGVFQSLEEVVDFYDAGGGDDPLKDRRLKPLGLTADEKADLVAFLRALSGRTFNTDEFVWRVDDYDYEPVRDWRKAPN; the protein is encoded by the coding sequence ATGACCTTCGCGTTGGTCCTGGCGACCTTGCTGTGTTCGGCCGCCGTGGTGAACGCGGCCGCCGAGGGCGGAAAGGACGTCGCGGCGGCCCGGGGCGAACTGGGCAAGCGGCTGTTCTACGACGAGCGGCTGTCCGGCGACGTCAATTTCGCCTGCGCGACCTGCCACCAACCGGACAAGGCGTTCAGCGACGGCAAGCCCCTGTCCGCCGCCTACACGGGCGCCGCCCACTTCCGCAACACTCCCACCCTCGCCAATGTCGGCGGCCGCGCCGCGTGGATGCACGACGGCCGCCTGGGCACGAACCTCAACGACGTCATTCGCGAGATGATCACCGAGACCTACCTCATGAACATGGACATGAGGCTCATGCAGGAACGTCTCAAGCAGGATCCGGTCTATGTGAAGATGTTCCGCGCCGCCGGGCTGGGCGAGCCGTCCAACGGCGGCGCGCGCAGGGCCCTGGCCGTGTTCCTGGGCACTCTCGTCTCGCACGGCGCGCCGGTGGACACGGGTACGCTCTCGGCGGCTGCCCGGCGGGGACAGGCGCTGTTCCAGGGCCGGGCGGGCTGCGCCGCGTGTCACTCGGGGGCACGATACACCGACGACAAGCCGCACAACACGGGCGTCCCGGACAATCCGGAGATATGGGCCGATCCGCGACGGCACTCGGCCTTCGTGACCTACGCCAAGTTCATGGGGATCGAGAACTACATGAGCCTGCGCGAGGATCCCGGCGCGTACGTGCGCACGCACCGGCCGGAGGACCGCCGCGGCTTCCTCACCCCGACCCTGCGCGAGCTTGAGTGGACGGCCCCCTACATGCACAACGGCGTGTTCCAGTCGCTGGAGGAGGTCGTGGACTTCTACGACGCGGGCGGCGGCGACGACCCGCTCAAGGACCGGCGGCTCAAGCCCCTGGGGCTGACGGCGGACGAGAAGGCCGATCTTGTGGCTTTTCTCCGGGCGCTGAGCGGCCGGACGTTCAATACCGACGAATTCGTCTGGCGCGTGGACGACTACGATTACGAGCCGGTTCGAGACTGGCGCAAGGCACCCAACTAG
- a CDS encoding c-type cytochrome — translation MLAVAAPAGAVRPPGLEPLGPPPVPADNPMSAEKVELGKLLFFDPILSGNYAMPCAVCHFPEAGWSVPEAVSTGYPGTIHWRNSQTIINAAYYGKLFWAGSSKSLESQARSAARGAVAGNGEDDMMEARLAFVPEYRRRFKEVFGDDWPNIRHAYMAIAAFQRTLVQTATPFDRYMRGDDAALNAPQKRGLALFAGKANCIACHHGSLLTDEKYHNVGVPPYKGWEDDAVAQITFRFELYAKGVTEAMYRKTKDDPGLYFRTKEKKHLGKFRTPSLRYTRYTAPYMHNGMLETLRDVVEFYNGGGGENEFAATKSPLIRPLGLTDAEKDDLVAFLESLSGEEILMETPDIPVMEPLPPPGGTGS, via the coding sequence ATGCTGGCCGTAGCGGCGCCGGCGGGCGCCGTGCGGCCGCCCGGGTTGGAGCCCCTGGGTCCGCCGCCGGTCCCGGCGGACAACCCGATGTCGGCGGAGAAGGTCGAGCTTGGCAAGCTGCTGTTCTTCGATCCCATCCTCTCGGGCAACTACGCCATGCCGTGCGCCGTCTGCCACTTCCCCGAGGCGGGCTGGTCGGTGCCGGAAGCCGTGAGCACGGGCTATCCCGGCACCATACACTGGCGCAACAGCCAGACCATCATCAACGCGGCCTACTACGGCAAGCTCTTCTGGGCCGGGTCCTCCAAATCGCTGGAGTCCCAGGCGCGCTCCGCCGCCAGGGGCGCGGTGGCGGGGAACGGCGAGGACGACATGATGGAGGCGCGGCTCGCCTTCGTGCCCGAGTACCGCCGCCGCTTCAAGGAAGTCTTCGGCGACGACTGGCCCAACATCCGCCACGCGTACATGGCCATCGCCGCGTTCCAGCGTACGCTGGTCCAGACGGCCACGCCCTTCGACCGCTACATGCGCGGCGACGATGCCGCGTTGAACGCGCCGCAAAAGCGGGGCCTCGCGCTGTTCGCCGGCAAGGCCAACTGCATCGCCTGTCACCACGGGTCGCTGCTGACGGACGAGAAGTACCACAACGTGGGCGTACCCCCCTACAAAGGCTGGGAAGACGACGCGGTGGCGCAGATCACCTTCCGCTTCGAGCTCTACGCCAAGGGCGTCACCGAGGCCATGTACCGCAAGACCAAGGACGACCCGGGTCTCTATTTCCGGACCAAGGAGAAGAAGCACCTGGGCAAGTTCCGCACCCCGAGCCTTCGCTACACCCGGTACACGGCTCCCTACATGCACAACGGCATGCTGGAGACGCTGCGCGACGTGGTCGAGTTCTACAACGGAGGTGGCGGCGAGAACGAGTTCGCCGCCACCAAGAGTCCGTTGATCCGACCCCTGGGCCTCACCGACGCGGAGAAAGACGATCTGGTGGCCTTCCTGGAGAGCCTTTCGGGCGAGGAGATCCTGATGGAGACACCGGACATCCCGGTGATGGAGCCGCTCCCGCCGCCGGGCGGGACGGGCTCATAA
- a CDS encoding arsenate reductase (azurin) small subunit, with product MTISCRKPAETSGDPERHDSTPCLVSRRSFLLWSGITTAVIMVGIPGRPEAQTPAVVSTYPRKLIGKLSSLELDEPVDFEYPDEGDYAESILVKLGTPAGGGIGPRRDVVAFNYTCTHQGGPLQGTYRGGDKALGPCPLHLTTFDLTRHGIFISGQAYQSLPQVLLELDGDDIYAVGMFGLIYGRSDNLQS from the coding sequence ATGACGATATCCTGCCGAAAACCCGCCGAAACCTCGGGCGACCCGGAGAGACACGACTCCACGCCCTGCCTCGTGAGCCGGCGCAGCTTTCTCCTGTGGAGCGGTATCACCACCGCGGTGATCATGGTCGGTATCCCCGGGCGTCCCGAGGCGCAAACGCCGGCGGTGGTGTCCACCTATCCGCGAAAGCTCATCGGCAAGCTGTCGTCCCTGGAGCTGGATGAGCCTGTCGATTTCGAGTATCCGGACGAGGGTGACTACGCGGAGTCGATCCTGGTGAAGCTGGGCACCCCGGCGGGCGGCGGCATCGGCCCCCGCCGCGACGTGGTGGCGTTCAACTACACCTGCACCCACCAGGGCGGCCCGCTCCAGGGGACGTATCGGGGCGGAGACAAGGCATTGGGGCCGTGCCCGCTGCACCTCACCACCTTCGACCTGACGCGCCACGGCATCTTCATTTCGGGCCAGGCATATCAATCGCTGCCACAGGTGCTGCTGGAGCTCGATGGCGACGACATCTACGCGGTCGGCATGTTCGGCCTGATCTACGGCCGGTCCGACAATCTCCAGTCGTGA
- a CDS encoding arsenate reductase (azurin) large subunit, producing MATPYHIPEQNVPLPPPDAEVISTACDYCVVACGYKVYRWPVRRGKNGGPGADDNAFGLDFPVEPLGPWVVADQHNIVLHEGRPHHVVIVPDKDTDFVNYQGDSSVRGGLIAQKVYNPDKPTRDRLRSPLVRIFGVLMPVTWDFALDVAAQVGNYVLAKHGTNAYAVKTFSYGYLENTYAITKYALRNVRTANFTFHDTPSDVTSTPGFRDAGFDNFGPSYEDWRDAEVLLMCGTDPYETKTILFTDWIMPGIQNGQKAIFMLPRRTAGVAYAESQGGLYIDIQPGTDLPVLMAIARVIVENGWEDREWIRDWVNSKWESSSGFGQGTRNTPWQWRTTWGMFQTDGFEDWKKWLLAQDYAVPEKAAAIADIDVRKIYTAAEWMAKPRADGSRPKTSIMIEKGCYWSNNTGNTNAIASLGIVCGAGGRPGQVVGRAGGHQRGGLRGGSYPRNKSPEKLPGRRRRALDTDRYLMSGHTRLAHVIGNTWVQGMCGTQSLQEKFDELTTRNPHQVRSFDREEVVETLKRRVDSGGMAVWDQDIYLVDPIGARYADIVFPAAGWGEETFTRANGERRIRLYPKFYDAPGEARPDWWIIAQLARKMGFEGFDWEDSNQVLEEGARFSRGSRKDFFAVKVAAQREGKTLHDKLREFGNNGIQGPVLMRADGTLEETKRLHDVNRVLPDDGPAGATVFNKKLTHFNTQTGKLNLQKAPWELFSGYWEWMKPREGEIWITSGRINERWQSGYDDRRRPYIEQRWPENWIELHPDDARARGLESGDYATVYSDRIPVQKETILGVEADDFDFTALLRNGYIELTRGAITAVVIVTPAIKKGVGFMDFLQTSQPANALSGRVVDWVSGNYNYKMGVGRLRRLGESPYKRQFRSMSFARRDMI from the coding sequence ATGGCTACGCCGTATCACATTCCTGAACAGAACGTGCCGCTGCCGCCGCCGGACGCCGAAGTCATCTCCACGGCGTGCGACTACTGCGTGGTGGCGTGCGGTTACAAGGTGTACCGCTGGCCCGTGCGGCGCGGGAAGAACGGCGGCCCGGGGGCCGATGACAACGCCTTCGGCCTGGATTTCCCGGTGGAGCCCCTGGGCCCCTGGGTGGTTGCGGACCAGCACAACATCGTCCTGCACGAAGGCCGGCCGCACCATGTCGTCATCGTCCCGGACAAGGACACGGACTTCGTCAATTACCAGGGCGACTCCTCGGTGCGGGGCGGCCTGATCGCGCAGAAGGTCTACAACCCTGACAAGCCCACCCGCGACCGGCTCCGGTCTCCCCTGGTGCGGATCTTCGGGGTGCTGATGCCGGTGACATGGGACTTCGCCCTCGACGTCGCGGCGCAGGTGGGCAACTACGTCCTGGCGAAGCACGGCACCAACGCCTACGCCGTGAAGACGTTCTCCTACGGCTATCTCGAGAACACCTACGCCATCACCAAGTACGCCCTGCGGAACGTGCGCACGGCGAACTTCACGTTCCACGACACGCCGTCCGACGTCACGTCCACGCCGGGCTTTCGCGATGCGGGGTTCGACAACTTCGGGCCGTCCTACGAGGACTGGCGCGACGCCGAGGTGCTGTTGATGTGCGGCACGGACCCCTACGAGACCAAGACCATCCTCTTCACCGACTGGATCATGCCCGGCATCCAGAACGGGCAAAAGGCCATCTTCATGCTGCCGCGCCGCACCGCCGGCGTCGCCTATGCGGAAAGCCAGGGCGGCCTGTACATCGACATCCAGCCGGGCACCGACCTGCCGGTGCTGATGGCCATCGCGCGGGTGATCGTCGAGAACGGGTGGGAGGACCGGGAGTGGATCCGCGATTGGGTCAACTCCAAGTGGGAGAGCTCGTCCGGTTTCGGACAGGGCACGCGCAACACGCCGTGGCAGTGGCGCACGACCTGGGGCATGTTCCAGACCGACGGGTTCGAGGACTGGAAGAAGTGGCTGCTGGCCCAGGACTACGCGGTGCCGGAAAAGGCCGCCGCCATCGCCGACATCGACGTCCGGAAGATCTATACCGCCGCCGAGTGGATGGCGAAGCCGCGTGCCGATGGCTCCCGGCCCAAGACCTCGATCATGATCGAGAAGGGCTGTTACTGGTCCAACAACACCGGCAACACCAACGCCATCGCCTCCCTGGGCATCGTCTGCGGCGCCGGGGGACGGCCCGGCCAGGTCGTCGGCCGAGCCGGCGGACACCAGCGCGGCGGCCTGCGGGGCGGCAGCTACCCGCGCAACAAGAGCCCGGAGAAGCTGCCGGGCCGGCGCAGGAGAGCGCTGGATACCGACCGCTACCTGATGTCCGGACACACGCGCCTCGCTCACGTCATCGGCAACACCTGGGTCCAGGGCATGTGCGGCACCCAGTCCCTGCAGGAGAAGTTCGACGAGTTGACGACGCGCAACCCGCACCAGGTGCGGAGCTTCGACCGCGAGGAGGTCGTTGAAACGCTGAAGCGGCGGGTGGACTCCGGGGGCATGGCGGTGTGGGACCAGGATATCTACCTGGTGGATCCCATCGGCGCACGCTACGCCGACATCGTGTTTCCGGCCGCCGGCTGGGGCGAGGAGACCTTCACCCGGGCCAACGGCGAGCGTCGCATCCGCCTCTACCCCAAGTTCTACGACGCCCCCGGCGAGGCCCGGCCGGACTGGTGGATCATCGCGCAACTGGCGCGGAAGATGGGCTTCGAGGGCTTCGACTGGGAGGATTCCAACCAGGTGCTGGAAGAGGGTGCGCGTTTCTCACGGGGCTCGCGCAAGGATTTCTTCGCGGTCAAGGTGGCCGCCCAACGCGAGGGCAAGACCCTTCACGACAAGCTCCGTGAGTTCGGCAACAACGGCATCCAGGGTCCGGTTCTCATGCGCGCCGACGGCACCCTGGAGGAGACCAAGCGCCTCCATGACGTAAACCGGGTGCTGCCGGACGACGGTCCGGCCGGCGCCACGGTCTTCAACAAGAAGCTGACGCACTTCAACACCCAGACCGGGAAACTGAACCTGCAGAAGGCGCCGTGGGAACTCTTCTCCGGCTACTGGGAGTGGATGAAGCCGCGGGAAGGGGAGATCTGGATCACCTCCGGGCGCATCAACGAGCGCTGGCAGTCGGGTTATGACGACCGGCGGCGCCCCTACATCGAGCAGCGCTGGCCCGAGAACTGGATCGAGCTGCACCCCGACGACGCTCGCGCGCGGGGGTTGGAGAGCGGCGACTACGCGACGGTCTATTCCGACCGCATCCCGGTGCAGAAGGAAACGATCCTCGGCGTCGAGGCGGATGATTTCGATTTCACCGCGCTGCTCCGTAACGGCTACATCGAGCTGACCCGCGGCGCCATCACCGCGGTGGTGATCGTGACTCCGGCCATCAAGAAGGGCGTCGGCTTCATGGATTTCCTGCAGACCAGCCAGCCCGCCAACGCCCTCTCGGGCCGCGTGGTGGACTGGGTCAGCGGCAACTACAACTACAAGATGGGGGTGGGACGGCTGAGGCGCCTGGGCGAGAGCCCCTACAAGCGCCAGTTCCGCAGCATGTCGTTCGCCCGCCGCGACATGATCTAG
- a CDS encoding ankyrin repeat domain-containing protein, whose product MSRRLQQPSGSGLRHLALRTLVLAVTAAMLWLALASAQEKPPPNQTGLSALEVWEGAPFRTARADFSGGLEKGLESLGKGLVGMFTPRLEKRLELSPVFRSDVSSYSVRIGYRVTEISILASAVPSGARIEVTGIGPGGVALKPGPRMDGIDISLGDRQLRADVLTSLKDLPVGKSKVTVRVAGGAGDKTRSAELAVVRLDADLKDAEERLLYFRGAAEKGKADALSRAIEAGADVDTVLAFGTQRATALVIAAAMGFGDAVDVAIRAGGDVNGVFHAPGDSADGASALLLAIQKGDERIVRLLLGAGADPNLTLPGPEVHRKYSLAGATPLLLALGRNEYRIARVLIETGADVNRTLPDALAGSDASLSGASPLMLASFLGKADLVDALIEAGADVNHMIPGERRRGGRNPRTAGLTALKAATRQGHTAIADRLKEAGATR is encoded by the coding sequence ATGAGCAGGAGATTGCAGCAGCCGAGCGGCTCGGGGCTCCGACATTTGGCGTTGCGGACGTTGGTCCTTGCGGTTACGGCCGCGATGCTCTGGCTCGCGTTGGCGTCGGCGCAGGAAAAACCCCCGCCGAACCAGACGGGTCTGAGCGCGCTGGAGGTATGGGAGGGTGCACCCTTCCGAACCGCGCGGGCGGATTTCAGCGGCGGCTTGGAGAAGGGCCTGGAAAGCCTGGGCAAGGGACTGGTCGGCATGTTCACGCCGCGGCTGGAAAAGCGGCTGGAACTCAGTCCGGTTTTCCGGAGCGACGTAAGCTCCTATTCGGTGCGGATCGGCTACCGGGTGACGGAAATCTCGATCCTGGCGTCGGCGGTGCCGTCTGGCGCGAGGATCGAAGTGACCGGTATCGGGCCGGGCGGCGTCGCGCTGAAGCCCGGTCCGCGCATGGACGGTATCGATATCAGCCTGGGCGACAGGCAACTGCGGGCCGATGTGCTCACCTCCTTGAAAGACTTGCCCGTAGGGAAGAGCAAGGTCACGGTGCGGGTCGCGGGCGGGGCCGGGGACAAGACGCGCAGCGCCGAACTGGCGGTGGTGCGCCTGGACGCCGACTTGAAGGATGCGGAGGAGCGGCTGCTGTACTTCCGGGGGGCAGCGGAAAAGGGGAAGGCGGATGCGCTCTCTCGCGCCATCGAGGCGGGCGCGGACGTCGATACGGTGTTGGCGTTCGGGACGCAGCGGGCGACCGCCCTGGTCATCGCGGCCGCGATGGGTTTCGGAGACGCGGTGGACGTCGCCATCCGGGCGGGCGGTGACGTCAATGGCGTATTTCACGCTCCCGGAGACAGCGCGGACGGCGCTTCCGCGCTTCTGCTGGCGATCCAAAAAGGGGACGAGCGGATCGTGCGGCTGCTGCTGGGCGCGGGAGCCGACCCCAATCTGACTCTGCCGGGTCCCGAGGTGCACAGGAAGTATTCGCTGGCGGGCGCAACGCCGCTGCTACTGGCGCTCGGCAGAAACGAATACCGGATCGCCCGCGTGCTGATCGAAACGGGAGCGGACGTCAACCGGACCCTTCCGGACGCCTTGGCCGGTTCAGATGCGTCGCTGTCAGGTGCGTCTCCCCTGATGCTGGCCTCCTTTCTCGGAAAAGCGGATCTTGTGGACGCTTTGATCGAAGCCGGCGCGGACGTGAATCACATGATCCCCGGGGAGAGGCGGAGAGGTGGCCGGAATCCGCGGACGGCGGGACTGACCGCGCTGAAAGCGGCAACGCGCCAAGGGCACACCGCCATTGCGGATCGGCTGAAGGAAGCCGGCGCGACACGATAA
- a CDS encoding HEAT repeat domain-containing protein produces MHDPIQAISRYLRAPEEPIRCAAARALGASGDEEAAPALVEALVDPDPDVRADVMVALARCARPRDAAAIRRSLQGDPVGEVKTAAVGALSRLRDEASTALLRALARDRCASDVAWEEGSWDDWLDVQVAAIAALGEMGAEAAADDLLRVRSDEAGQELDHVVFAALAKMPGRGIAALLDFLNDGDERVRQRALATLARAGRERLAPLRDRLVGDPSAGVRRLAADNLDAGDPALPEMALNDPDPSVRAAALARVVPGRPDIGRRALADTAPAVCRVALEALAGCLSPADEPDLGAKLETWLRDGDTPLAAASARVLPKVEGEDALSVLRERATDAETAVEVRIAALGSLGKIGTRDALAALRPAAADPVRQVRLAALAAAAALTHDASEDVRGQARDLLVDAVRGRLRAPESLHDEVPDQAGTGEGSGPVAITPEGGIVPVDAPAPGAAAAGSDGDVGGLSYPRSTLEAIQATETTAPSPELSPSSSRGGRARSRRVPVEGADDIDADIRLVAVRLAADCAAEGIDESLAEAAEAATPDLRAAAVEAVAQRARAMPLPPGLRAVLIRCLGCDDARVRCAAARAVTGTGHDAASRIVPLLDDTDASVRAAAVTAVAGVHREAVMRALGDPSRLVRRAAADAMAAGHDSGALEAGLRKLVDGGWSDSLTDTSRRHPEARQLLLRMVAAGEVAGQALLVILEALAGDGV; encoded by the coding sequence ATGCACGATCCCATTCAGGCCATCTCCCGTTATCTCCGGGCGCCCGAAGAACCCATTCGTTGCGCGGCCGCCCGCGCCCTCGGCGCCTCGGGCGACGAGGAGGCGGCGCCGGCCTTGGTGGAGGCGTTGGTGGACCCGGATCCGGACGTACGCGCGGATGTCATGGTGGCGCTGGCGCGCTGCGCCCGGCCGCGGGACGCCGCCGCGATCCGGCGTTCGTTGCAGGGCGACCCGGTGGGCGAGGTCAAGACGGCGGCCGTGGGGGCCTTGAGCCGGCTCCGGGACGAAGCCTCCACGGCGTTGCTGCGGGCGCTGGCGCGAGATCGATGCGCGTCCGACGTGGCGTGGGAAGAGGGTTCCTGGGACGACTGGCTCGACGTGCAGGTGGCCGCCATCGCCGCCCTCGGGGAAATGGGCGCGGAGGCCGCGGCGGATGACTTGCTCCGGGTCCGGTCCGACGAGGCCGGCCAGGAACTCGACCACGTGGTCTTCGCCGCTCTCGCGAAGATGCCGGGGCGCGGAATCGCGGCCCTCCTCGACTTCCTGAACGACGGCGACGAGCGGGTTCGGCAACGGGCTCTGGCGACGCTGGCGCGGGCCGGCCGGGAACGGCTGGCGCCGCTGCGCGACCGTCTGGTCGGCGATCCGAGCGCGGGCGTGCGCCGGCTCGCGGCGGACAACCTGGATGCCGGCGACCCGGCCTTGCCTGAAATGGCCCTGAACGACCCGGATCCTTCGGTTCGCGCGGCCGCGCTGGCGCGGGTCGTGCCCGGGCGGCCGGACATCGGGCGGCGTGCGCTTGCCGATACCGCACCGGCGGTCTGCCGCGTGGCCCTCGAAGCGCTGGCCGGGTGCTTGTCCCCGGCGGATGAGCCGGACCTCGGCGCGAAGTTGGAAACGTGGTTGCGTGACGGGGACACACCCTTGGCGGCCGCGTCCGCGCGGGTGCTGCCCAAGGTGGAGGGGGAGGACGCCCTGAGCGTGCTGCGGGAGAGGGCGACGGATGCGGAAACGGCCGTCGAGGTACGTATCGCCGCGCTCGGTTCGCTGGGAAAGATCGGTACCCGTGACGCGCTGGCCGCGTTGCGTCCGGCGGCGGCAGATCCGGTCCGGCAGGTCCGGTTGGCCGCGTTGGCGGCGGCGGCGGCGCTGACCCACGACGCATCCGAGGACGTCCGCGGCCAAGCGCGCGACTTGTTGGTCGACGCCGTGCGTGGCCGGCTGCGGGCGCCGGAGTCCCTTCACGACGAGGTTCCGGACCAGGCAGGTACCGGGGAGGGAAGCGGGCCGGTCGCCATTACGCCCGAAGGCGGCATCGTCCCCGTGGATGCGCCGGCGCCGGGCGCTGCCGCGGCCGGTTCGGACGGCGATGTCGGAGGCTTGTCCTACCCTCGCTCCACCCTCGAAGCGATTCAGGCAACGGAGACGACGGCGCCTTCCCCGGAGCTTTCGCCCTCCTCGTCGCGCGGCGGCCGGGCGCGCTCCCGCCGCGTGCCGGTGGAAGGGGCGGACGACATCGACGCCGACATCCGCCTGGTGGCGGTCCGTCTGGCGGCGGACTGCGCGGCCGAGGGGATCGACGAGTCACTGGCCGAAGCGGCCGAAGCGGCGACACCCGACCTGCGCGCGGCGGCGGTCGAGGCCGTCGCCCAACGCGCGCGGGCCATGCCCTTGCCGCCCGGCCTCCGGGCAGTCCTGATTCGGTGTCTGGGATGCGACGACGCGCGGGTGCGCTGCGCCGCGGCGCGGGCCGTGACCGGCACGGGGCACGATGCGGCTTCAAGGATCGTCCCATTGCTTGACGATACCGATGCCTCGGTGCGCGCGGCAGCGGTGACGGCTGTTGCCGGGGTCCATCGCGAGGCGGTCATGCGCGCCCTCGGCGACCCTTCGCGGCTGGTCCGCCGAGCCGCCGCGGACGCCATGGCGGCGGGTCATGACAGCGGCGCGCTCGAAGCTGGTTTGAGGAAGCTCGTGGACGGCGGCTGGAGCGACAGCCTCACCGATACCTCCCGGCGGCACCCCGAGGCGCGACAGCTCCTGCTCCGAATGGTGGCCGCCGGCGAGGTCGCGGGGCAGGCGCTGCTGGTGATCCTGGAGGCCTTGGCCGGTGACGGGGTGTAG